AGGTGGAGTGGGCCCTGGCAGAGCACCCAGGGCTTCCCAGCCTCACTGACCTCTGGGTGACAGGACTCTAGGTAGGGACAGAACCGGCAGGAAACAGCCCTCACCAAGGTGGCTCTGGCCAAGACCAACCGCTAGGTTCTGGGATAGCCTTGGGGCCTGAGTCAGAGCAAAGATGGCCAAGGGTCACCCTGCCTCCTGGGATGGGTGCTGGTGAGGGGTCGGGGACCAAGCCCAGTGCCCAGCTGGGTCCCAGTCCAGAGAGTTTTCACCAGAGAAGCACCCTTAGCTCTCCCTTCTGGGTCTCAGCCAAGCCTGAAACAGCTGGATCAGCTGCTCAACTCCCCAGGAACAGGGCACAGACCCCTCACATCCCAGCGGCCAATCACGGTCCCTGACGCGGCCCCTCTGTGCCTGGCAGCAGGGTGGACAGACCGTGCGGGCAGCCCTGGGGCCACGGGACCTGGGGCACCCACACCAGCACATGGGGCGTGACCAGGACGTACGAGTGGCCCGTGGCAGGGATGAAGTAGAGGCAGCAGTGGACGCGGGTGTCCGGGATGCGCTTCTTCCGGTTGATGTTGACCTCCTCCTGCAAGTACTTCTCGTACTGTTCGTTGATGAACTTCATGATCGGCTGCCAGCTGCATGGAGACCCAGGTCAGCACGCAGGACCCTCTCCAGGCCCCGACAGGCAGTCAGGGACCCCCACCTTCCTGTCACACCCGGGGACGTGGAGCAACCTGATCTTACAACCCCCTGCCCAGCGTGCCCATGCTGACCTTCCACCTGGGGGGGGTCGAGATTCCCATGGTGACTGATGCACAGTTTTCAGACCCCAGGATGGGCGTTACAGGCACATCAGGCCCGAGGGGACCAGCCCTCGACCTGGCCACAGAGTCCTCAGGGTTCTGACCCCGGGGCCCACCCCAGAACGGCTCCCCAGCTCTCGGACCCCAGGCCTCACTGCCCTCCGGGAGGCTCACCAGTTCTCGTTATTGATGTGGTCCCCAAAGCCCGGCGTGTCGATTACCGTCAGCTTCATCCGGACGCCCTTCTCCTCGATATCTGCAGGAACACAGCACCCCAGGCTCAGAGGGGAGGCCAGGACCCTCGGGTTGCCTGGTCAACCCCGGGGTCCCCTGGGGGCAGTGGTGGCAGACAAGGTGGCACTGGGGAGATGGACCTCAGGCAAGGAAGCTGGTGTTGACCTGGGTGACCCCCCACTCCGCCTGCCGGGGTGCACACCACTCATCCCCGAGTCTCCACACGCCCAGGGCTGTCACAGCAAGTCCCTGCGGAAGGGGCCCCGCTGCCGGGCCCAGCCGCGGTGCTGACCGTGTGTGATGGACTTGATCTCGATGGTCTTGGGGATGCGCTCCTCCGAGGGGGGCTGCACCGACTTCCGGCTGATCTTGGACTTGAAGAGGGTGTTGATTAAGGTGGACTTCCCCAGGCCGCTCTGCCCTGGGAGGAGAACCGGAGGTAGGTTGGCAGGCTCTCTGGGGGACGGTTCCCAGCACGGGACGCAGGGACGCCAGGCTCACAGCACCTGCAGCGTCCCTGCCAAGTGGGCGGGAATTCCTCCTTCCCAGAGTGTCCAGTGACACGTGAACCCCAGAGTGTCCAGTGACACGCGAACCCCAGAGTGTCCAGTGACATGTGAACCCCCACAGCCGGGCTCCAGGGCCTAGTCAAACTCAGCCAGAGTGCCTTCCCGAGAGGTGGCCACCCAGGCCCCGAGAGGGTCCAGGGAGGCCTCACCAAATACAGAATGCCAAGGCCCAGAGGTAGGTAGAGGCCGGTGCACACCGACCTGGGCAGGTGGCTCCCCAGGACAGAGGGGAAGCCCACCAGACTTGTGCTTGGTTAGGCCTGAGCTTGGGGTGCACTTCCCAGACCCCTCCTGCTGCCCCATGAAGCAGCAGggccccgtgctgacatgggcttGTTTCCACCTGAGAAGCCGGGCAACCCCCACCGGGCTCCTGGGAGACCCCACGGAGCCCCAAGCCCTCAGGAACAAGAGGCCACCCATCACACCCAGCCTGCACCCTGCTGGGGTCCCCCGATCAGTGACCTTCCCCCGGTGACACTGGTTTTTATAGCCCCCACACCTCACTCCCCAGGCAGGCTGTCAGACAGGCCACTGGGAAGCCTCCAGCCAGGGGACAGGCAGCAGAGCCACCGCTCACCCCTCTTACCAGGGCTCTTAATGGAGGGAGCTGGCGGGAGCTGGGGCCTCCTCCCAGACACCCGTGCACACACAAGGCCACTGGCCAGAGCTGCCACCACTTTACAGAGGGACGCGTGGGGCCCGGGCTGGTGCGCCTGGCCCATGTGCGGGCTGGCGGGGTCCCGCGTGGGCCTGGGGCGACGGGCGGGCGCGGGACTCACCCACCACCATGATGTTGAACTCGAAGCCCTGCTTCATGGCCTTCCTCCGCATCTGCTCCAGGATGGAGTCGATGCCCACGTAGCCGAACTCCACGGGGGCCTTCTCGTTCCGCGTGGCCGCGGCCTGCTTGAAGGCGGCATCCCTGGAGGAGTCGGCCATGTTGCCAGCGCTGCCGGGAGCTGCCTCGGGgactgaggagagcagaggtgtcGGTGCTGGGGTGTCCCCAGGCCTCCCACCCCCAGGCCTGTTCTCAGACgaaaaccgaggctcagagaggccagcCCTTGTCCCAGTGTCACCCACAGGCCACAGCCAGCTCTTGGCATTCAGGCATCCCCCCCGCCCCTGCCCACTGTGCCAAATGGGGCCTCCCCTGCCGCCAGGCACCAGGCAGCAAGCACCTGGTCCCCTCTCCGTGGCCTCAGGCTTTGGGACCCCTGGGGGTCCTCTGGGCAACAGAGGGTCAGCATTGCTCCGTCCTGGCCTGGCCTCGTGAAGGTGTGTCCACTCTGTGTACCCACCAGCAgcccaggggtggggtgggatgcgGTGGCAGAGTGCCCAGGGCTGCCTGCACCTGCCCCCACCTGGCCCAGGTGACCACCCAGGTAGTGCCTGGCCCTAGGTGCTCCTCACCCACAGGTCAGACAGGCCTCTCTGTGTAAGAGTCCATTCTGTGGGTCAGAGGCTGGGGTCGGGGAGGACGCCTGAAGGTGGTCACTGGGCACCCCAGGAGCTCACAGCCAGCGGGGGTGTGCAGGGCTGTCCACTTCAGACACACCCCATCACAGGTGGGCAGGCGTGGGGGGTGCCTACCAGGTGAGACACCCTCTACCCACTGCGTAGCACTGCCCTGGCACCCAGCTCCGGCTGCCCTAGGTCCCCTTCCCTGACCGAGCTGGTTCAGGGACTGCCCACCCCCTCAGGGCACTGAGGAGGACAATCTGCCCAGTCCTTCTTCCCAGGGAAGGCCCAGCTCCCCCCGCTCTTTCCAGAGCACCCTGGGCTCAAAGGAAAGGACCACACGGCCCATCTGATGCCTCCTCCCCCAGGACACCAGGACGCTGTCCAGGGGTGGCCACAGGGAAGACAGAGGGGACAGGCTTCCAGGACTGAGGGACACGAGCAGGCTTTGGTTAAACTGTCCTTCAGCCAACCTCACCCACTGGGCTGAGCCCCCACGTCCCCAGCTACAAGCTCTGCGGCCAGCATCTCTTCCCCCGCCCTCCCCAGGCCACGGTGGGGGGGGAGACGGAGGACGAGTGGCTTCCCAAGTCAGTCCAGGAAGGGGGCGTGAGCGGTCCTCCTCACAAGCAGGTCCTTCCCTGACTCTCAGCCTCCGCTGGGCCCCATAATCGACCTCGCGGAATCAAGCAGGACATAAGGAAAGAGCAGAATGCATGTCAGACTGCCAGGAGCTGCCGCGGGCCACCATCTCCATTCCCAAGCACCATCCCCAACAAAGGAGCCCCTGGAGCCACGCTGCTGCCCCAGCCCCGGGCGCCAGGCTGCCTGTGCCCACCCCGGCCAGGGGGCCAGGGAAAAGCCCGGAGGCTTCCAGCAGGGGCTTCTGCTCCCTGCTCAGAAAGGTCCTCCTGGGCTTCCAGGATCTTTAAATAAACAAAGACTCGGCTGCATCTGGCCCCAGAACCTGTGGCTTTGGGCTGCTTCCTGGAGACGGCCGTGGGGCCTGCCTGGTGGGGCAGCCCTGCAGCCTCGCCCACGTGACTCGAAATTGCTTCCATCTGTCTGTGGGTCTGGGAGCCATTTTGCCCAGACGGGGGCCAGCCCCCACCCCACGGCCCCCTCGCTGGCAGTGCGCCGGGGGAGGGTGCCCCCTGAACTCTCCCGCTGCGGCGAGGAAGGGTCCTCCCGGGCTCCAGCGGGCCCCCTCCACAGGCACCAACGTCCTCTGCAGAAATTCAGACCAAGCCAAACATCCTGCCCACCAGGGTCCCgctgagaaataataataaaagcaagaaAGAGCCCCAGCTCCCTCTGGGGGAAGCCTCTGGCCTGCACATTCCGGCAGCCCCCTCCTCGGCAGCATCCTCCGCCAGAGGCGCCCAGGAGGGCCCCTCCCCCACACCTGCCTGGCTAGGGGGGCGCAGGGGAGGCAGGAAACGCTGGCCCTGGGACACTCCAGGAACGGCACCCTCGCTCTTGGGGTGCTGGAGCAGGCTGGACGGGGGCGGAGTCCACCCACCCATGGCCGGTGCTCACCACCACTCTGGGCCCACCTGGTGCAACACCAGGCAATACGGAGCCACGACTTAGAAGGGGTGAAGTCTGCCAACCTAACCAGGGTCGAGAGCAACTCACCTCAACAGGACCCTGTGTCCATGAGACAACAGCTGCCCACTCCCGCAGCCCCTGgacccccacccctctctctgtgTCTACAAATGTGAGGCTCTAGGGGGCCTGGGTCAGTGGAAATCGCACAGTACTCCTTTGAGATGGGCCTGTGTCACTGCACAACACCCTCACTGTGCACCCACGCTGCAGCACATGCAGAAATCCCCTTCCTTTCTGGGGCCACATGATGTTCCTCATATGCACAGACCGCATTCCATGTGGCCATCAGAGCTGCCGCTGGGCACCACGCTGTGGCAGACGGCTCTTGGGCACGCTGCTCCGACTCTCCTGGGTCCGCGCCCGGCAGTGGGGTAGAGCTGCGGGCTCCCACGgcagctctatttttaatttttgaggctcTGCCACAGTGTGTTCACACGTGACTTCTAGCCCTGCAAATGGCAAGTCCGACGAGGAACTGCTTTttaatttaactaatttaaatagCTACATGCCTCTCATGACAACTAAACTGGCCAGCGCCAAATCCTAGCCCAGCCCCCTTTTACAAACTGGGGAGgcgtcccccacccccaaaacacCACTGGAAATGGTCAGGCCAAGGAGGCCTTTACTGACTCTATCACCCTGAAAGCTCATATTCCCTCCGTGATGCATATTGGATACCCAGTCCCCAAACAGACCGCGACCCTAGGCCTGGGGAGCAGGCTGCACGTTTCCCAGTACCCGTCATCTCCAAGCTCCTGGAAGCCCAAGGCTGTGGCTCATTCAGGGGTATCCCCAACCCTCAGTCCAGGGAGGAGCACAAAGCAACTACCCAAGAAAAATCTAGCCCAGCACCgtgacacacacctgtgatcccagcaactctggaggctgagacagaggatggcaagtttgagtccagcctcagcaacttagcaagaccctgtttcaaagtaaaaataaaagggctggggtgcagctcagtgggtgagtgcccctccATGGATCAATGACATGTGGCAAATCCCTGCAATGGAGCTTCCGCAgccacagagaggaagagagcactGGCCGGTGCCACACCTGGGTGGCCCCAGAGACACCGCTCTCGGTGGAAACCACCAAGCTGCGTGGCTCGTGCCTCCACGCACACGAACCGTCCCCCACGGGTGACTCGAGAGATGGAAAGCGGATTCACGTTGCCAgcggctggggggtggggggaggtactTTCTGAGTATGGAATATGAGGTGAGAAAATTCTAGAAGTACACAGAGGTGATGGCTGAGAATAAACGCCTGGGACTGCACCTGAGGGGTGGCAGAGGGGCAGGAGGCATCTCTAGCGGAGCTGGACCACAGAGCTGGACCACAGCAGCCAGCTGACGGGGCAGAGGACAGCTGAGGCTCACGTGCCCACACTCAGGCCCGACGTGTGGCAAGCCCCGTCCCGGCAAGCAGCCTGTCACCTCCCAGCAAGGTAGGTTCCCCTTCTGCTCTCAGGCCCACCTgccgctccctccctccctccctccccgggCACCTCCCCGGGCACCTGTTTTCCCAGAGTCTAAGGCGGGTCCAACTTGAAGAGAAGGCGGCTGCCATCAGTGGAGCCCAGGCCAGTcccacctgccccccaccccagcgCCCACCAAGGACGGCAGAATCAAGTCACCCCTGTAGTGGGGAGGGCTGTGGGCCACACACCTGGCAGAGGTGCCCAGGAAACTCAAGGCCTTCTGGGGTCTCGCACCTCATGCCAGCAGGCTTGCAGGCCAGACCTGGGAACCAGCACCAGGGGACGCCCTCCCACCCCTGCTGGTCTGGCTGCTCTGAATCCCAGGGGAGTCCACCAGCCTCCTGTCCACACAGCCCCAGGGGCCAAACGCAGAGCCAGCTCTGTCAGGCAACAGCCTCAGCTCCAAGGAAACATCTAGAAGCTGCAGGGTGACAACCAGGGTGACGCGTTTGCCCTGTCTCACGCCCAGGCATGCAACCCCTGCAAACCCGGGAGCCTCCCCCCAGACACCCCCCACACCGTGCTCAATAACTGCCCGAGGAGGGCAGCAGAACACAAAGCCAGCCTGCCCCGGACACCTGCAGGGCCCACCAAATGTCAGGGCAGTGGGGACACTGCACCCAGAGACAGCCTCTCACCCACCTGCCAGGCCTCCAGGGGCACTGCAGCCAGCGTCCTCCGGCAGGCTGGCCCTCTGTCAGCAGAGGGGCACACAGGAGAGGGCACACAGGAGAAGCCACCGCTGCCTGGAGCTCACCCCCAGGGACTATGGGCAAGGCTGCCAGGGACATCGTCTGCCTGCAGCTGCCTGGCCTGCAGTGAGCCCCGCGGAGCACCCGACTGCAGAAAGGATGTCACACCCCATAAACATGAGATGACCCCTGTCCCCTGCAGAGGGACTTCTTAAAGGTGGCCGTGACCTGGGCACAGGAATGGTGATCAGAGCTGCTGCTCCCTCTTCTCTCACCTCCCCAGTGAGAGAACTGGCTCTGCAGGCCGTGGGCTCTCTCCAGGCCTCTCCTGGGCTTTCCCACCTGGATTTCCCTGACCCCTAAGAAAAGGCACCTGAGCCCTGGCCAAGGGCTGGCCAGTGCTCCCAAGCTCTCCCAGCCTGATGAGGGCAGACCCTGGTGCACCAGAGGTTCCGGGCCCCCAAACAGGAGGCCAAGCAGGCCCGGTGCCCTGTCAACGCTCCCAGGGACCCACGCCCCAAGTAGACAGCAAAATGTCCATCCTCATCTGGAAACTGCACCTCCAGGAGCTCACCCCAGGTCGGGCTGACCAAACCCAAAGGCCCAACTCAGATGACTCCCTCTTCTGGTATGAgagtgggtggagggaggagcCGGCAGGAACCAGCTCAGGAAAGAGGTGAAGGAGAGACGGGGAGAGCCATGGGGCTAGACACCAGACCTGCGCCAGGCAGCAGACCTGGAAGGAACTGCCCTGGAGGAGTGGTAAACCAACAGCTATAAACAATAACGGGAGAAAACCATCCCGGGCCCCAGTGGGACAGGACCACAAACTTAAGTGTTTTGTAAATATCtgtcacttccttccttcctaataATAAACCAAAAGATGGCGTCAGACGTCAGTCGCTCTCTATCGCTGTGACCGAATACCCAAGAGCCACAACTAAATGGGTGGAAGACTCATTTGGGCTCAGTTTCAGTCCACGGGCAGCCAGTTCCTTTGCTCTTGGCCCCACAGGAGGCAGAGTCTCAGGGTAGGGTGGGTGTGGCAGCGCAGAGAGGGAGGGGCTAAGGTAGGACACGCCCCcaaccaggccccacctcctcctacagtttccaccattAAACTGTGACTCCATCCATGGGTTGATCCCTTGGTGAGGCAGACCCCTCAGGATCCAATCACTTCCATAAAGCTCCACCTCTGTACTCTGGACCAGGCCTGGGGGACACTGAACACCCCGCCCAAGACGAGATCAGGCTGAACGAAACAGAGGCGGTGCACGGCACCATGGTCATTCGCTCGCAGGCAGGCTGCCTGTTGTGTTGGTTCTTCTGAGGCGCTGGGGAGGGAATCCCTGGCCTCACACCCGCACGCAGGGCTCCGGCACCAAGCTCCATCCCCAGGACCCCGAAATTCATGCATTTGAAGATCCATCAGCCAAGCCTTCCAGATGATGCAAGTCCCTTCCAGGTAAGGTGGTCACAGAGGTGCTGGACCTGTGTGTCACCAACCTTATAGAAGCTGATGGAGGGAAAGGACCCTTCAGGGAATGGacaaaggacacacacacacacacacacacacacacacacacacacacggatatCTGGGCAATTCAGAGGGGCCCTCCAGGCGCCCTGGGCCTGTGAATGAGCcaccaatttaaaaaaccaaCGTGGCCTAAGGGGAATTTAGGATTGAACCGGGTTATCTATCCCTGGATTAAGCTTCAGCACTTGATGAAGTTTTATCAACACACACTAAGTAGTCTTGTGTCCCCGGCTGGAGAAGGACAGGAACATGAAATGACGAGAGGTCAAGGGCCAGAGAAGAAGTCCAAGAAGCGCAGGGGAGAGGGAAAGGCTGGGCTCCCGCCAGCTGGGCTGCATCCCTGGGCCTCCGAGGCTGGCGCCTGGGGTGGGCAGAGGTGGGACTGCCGCTCTCCGGAGGGCTCTGGAGCCGGGGTCTGTTCTCATGTTCTCAACTCTGCTCGTCACTGAGCCGCGTCCCCATGAACGACCCAAGCCACCCCAAGCTCCTCGTAAATGTCACAAGGGACTTCCTGTTCCTTTCTAAAGATGGaaacactgaatataaatgaGCGAATTTTACAAACTTGCACCGCGGCTCACCTAACGCGGTAAGTAGCTCCACTTGGAACCACACTTCTCACTTTGTCGGGGCGGGAGGTGTCTCCCTGGAGCTGGCTAGGAGCTGGCAAGCCAGAAACCCGAGCCTCTGCCCCCACCGGAGACTGTGTGGAAATCCAACACAAAAGCCCAGAGAGAGCCGGGCCTGCCAGTGCAGGAGGCTGCGCCCAGCTGGGGAC
This window of the Ictidomys tridecemlineatus isolate mIctTri1 chromosome 3, mIctTri1.hap1, whole genome shotgun sequence genome carries:
- the Septin9 gene encoding septin-9 isoform X9, with product MADSSRDAAFKQAAATRNEKAPVEFGYVGIDSILEQMRRKAMKQGFEFNIMVVGQSGLGKSTLINTLFKSKISRKSVQPPSEERIPKTIEIKSITHDIEEKGVRMKLTVIDTPGFGDHINNENCWQPIMKFINEQYEKYLQEEVNINRKKRIPDTRVHCCLYFIPATGHSLRPLDIEFMKRLSKVVNIVPVIAKADTLTLEERVYFKQRITADLLSNGIDVYPQKEFDEDSEDRLVNEKFREMIPFAVVGSDQEYQVNGKRILGRKTKWGTIEVENTTHCEFAYLRDLLIRTHMQNIKDITSSIHFEAYRVKRLSEGSSTLANGLEKEPDAEEM